A section of the Mangifera indica cultivar Alphonso chromosome 12, CATAS_Mindica_2.1, whole genome shotgun sequence genome encodes:
- the LOC123192851 gene encoding uncharacterized protein At5g39865-like, with translation MVESDNRLDMSSKSFNRSVTMQPTADSKPKLNYASLNRAVSSNRFYNSVGSASNSFKGKVKQLCSLFETKKPPKATNLIEAETQNVKSLKPMKSLCYNDESSIRLPGTQDRIVVYLTSLRGIRRTYEDCYAVRMIFRGFRVWVDERDISMDAAYKKELQSIFGGRKVDLPQVFIRGKYVGGADVLKSMFETGELARVLEGFPRQQLGQVCGTCGDVRFVPCDICSGSRKVFDEDEDMRKRCLECNENGLIKCPDCCS, from the coding sequence ATGGTGGAATCCGATAACAGGCTCGATATGTCAAGCAAAAGCTTTAATCGATCCGTTACCATGCAACCCACCGCTGATTCTAAACCTAAACTCAATTATGCCTCTCTTAATCGGGCTGTTTCCAGCAACAGGTTTTACAATTCCGTGGGATCAGCTAGCAATTCTTTCAAAGGTAAGGTCAAACAACTCTGCAGTTTATTTGAGACAAAAAAACCCCCAAAAGCTACAAATTTGATCGAAGCTGAGACTCAAAATGTGAAATCTTTAAAACCCATGAAATCTTTATGTTATAATGATGAATCTTCGATTAGATTACCGGGTACCCAGGATCGGATTGTTGTGTATTTGACGAGTTTGAGAGGAATTAGAAGAACTTATGAGGATTGTTATGCGGTTAGGATGATATTTAGAGGGTTTAGAGTTTGGGTGGATGAGAGAGATATTTCGATGGATGCGGCCTATAAGAAGGAGTTGCAGAGCATATTTGGGGGGAGGAAAGTGGATTTGCCACAGGTTTTTATAAGGGGAAAGTATGTTGGTGGAGCTGATGTTTTGAAAAGTATGTTTGAAACTGGTGAATTGGCTAGGGTTCTTGAAGGATTTCCGAGACAACAACTGGGGCAGGTTTGTGGGACTTGTGGAGATGTGCGGTTTGTGCCTTGTGATATTTGTAGTGGGAGTAGAAAGGTGTTTGATGAAGACGAAGACATGCGTAAACGGTGTCTAGAATGTAATGAAAATGGCTTGATCAAGTGCCCTGATTGCTGCTCGTGA